A window of the Selenomonadales bacterium genome harbors these coding sequences:
- a CDS encoding 50S ribosome-binding GTPase, with amino-acid sequence MDGEDFCRRYIREQFNITAGDDAFVVALAGNPNVGKSTIFNALTGMNQHTGNWAGKTVVGAVGRFDWLGEQFVLVDLPGTYSLGARRAEEAVARDFICFAKPDAVVVVVDASRLERNLFLVLQVLEITKRVVLCVNLMDEATENGVMIDLIRLEDILRVSVVGTSAKQQEGIYELRNVLLRTCQADDLRTPRRNRYSAVVEDAVGEILPYIKRAVGEMFDARWLAMRRLEGDKECLCRVKEMLSAQKEGGRCEL; translated from the coding sequence ATGGATGGGGAAGATTTTTGTCGGCGATATATAAGAGAGCAGTTTAACATAACGGCAGGTGACGATGCATTTGTCGTAGCTCTTGCGGGTAATCCGAATGTTGGCAAAAGTACGATTTTCAATGCCTTAACGGGGATGAATCAGCATACGGGCAACTGGGCAGGCAAGACGGTCGTGGGGGCGGTGGGGCGATTCGATTGGCTTGGGGAGCAGTTCGTACTTGTTGATCTGCCGGGAACGTATTCGCTTGGTGCGCGGCGGGCGGAAGAAGCTGTAGCACGTGATTTTATTTGCTTTGCAAAACCTGATGCTGTTGTTGTCGTTGTTGATGCCTCTCGCTTGGAACGAAATTTGTTCTTGGTATTGCAGGTGTTGGAGATTACAAAACGTGTGGTGCTTTGTGTAAATTTGATGGATGAAGCAACAGAAAACGGTGTGATGATAGACTTGATCCGTCTTGAAGATATCCTGCGAGTGTCGGTCGTTGGGACGTCGGCGAAACAGCAAGAAGGGATATATGAGCTGCGCAATGTACTGTTGCGTACTTGTCAGGCTGATGACCTTCGTACACCGCGCAGGAATCGATATTCGGCTGTCGTTGAAGATGCGGTAGGTGAGATTCTGCCGTATATAAAGCGAGCGGTAGGAGAAATGTTCGATGCAAGGTGGCTTGCGATGCGTAGGTTGGAAGGTGATAAGGAGTGTCTGTGCAGGGTAAAAGAAATGCTTTCTGCCCAAAAGGAAGGTGGACGATGTGAGCTGTGA
- a CDS encoding FeoA domain-containing protein, giving the protein MRVVSISEMAVGDEGIVRAITAKGFLRERLLELGLVIGTHIRCERFSPSGKAGVYKVRSARLVIRRSDGEHVLAEVY; this is encoded by the coding sequence GTGCGAGTAGTATCGATATCGGAAATGGCGGTAGGAGATGAGGGAATTGTGCGAGCCATTACCGCAAAAGGGTTTTTGCGTGAGCGTTTATTGGAATTGGGTCTGGTCATAGGGACACATATTCGCTGTGAGCGGTTCAGCCCATCTGGTAAGGCTGGTGTATATAAGGTGCGGTCAGCTCGGCTTGTGATTCGCCGCTCTGACGGTGAACATGTGTTGGCGGAGGTTTATTAA